A genome region from Planctomycetia bacterium includes the following:
- a CDS encoding aminoglycoside phosphotransferase family protein: MAENIDHDRRARRAMFYPKADLRLSDERLRSFRRPDTAEQTAAYREGLALVVRDGLSSSHAEAAQFDIQPLAEQGTFHRLFRIAFDDGRRIIARIAIAGLTEPHCDDYGNQSLLIDAWAHDRLRRAGLSGLEVYCVDTSQRLVPFSYELLSEAPGASLREFDHDDSLMQPLLIDLGRQLAQIHVVRGRGAGLITVEPGNSDPSPTMRGAHDAWPDYVLTQLDTHLAICRDLGAIDSNEVRRIEAVFASPDALPSAVPLVLLHGDLGNHNIFTDGRRITQLIDWEDCLFGDPLFDLAFCATFHPEHRHAWLLAGYREYVPLDATDLRRLQIYFLRIALAKTVLRRRLGIVDVPGRTPAAQRIQLALAALRTEVASSFYAA; this comes from the coding sequence ATGGCGGAGAACATCGATCATGACCGTCGCGCGCGACGGGCGATGTTTTATCCGAAGGCCGATCTACGACTCTCGGACGAAAGACTGCGCTCGTTCCGCAGGCCCGATACCGCCGAGCAAACGGCCGCTTATCGCGAAGGTCTCGCATTGGTCGTGCGCGATGGGCTTTCGAGTTCCCATGCCGAAGCAGCGCAATTCGACATCCAACCGCTCGCCGAACAAGGAACCTTTCATCGACTGTTTCGGATCGCGTTCGACGACGGGCGACGCATTATCGCCAGGATCGCGATTGCGGGGCTCACCGAACCGCACTGCGACGATTACGGAAACCAATCGCTGCTCATCGACGCCTGGGCTCACGACCGATTACGACGGGCCGGCCTGTCCGGCCTCGAGGTCTACTGCGTCGATACCTCGCAGCGACTCGTTCCTTTTTCCTATGAGTTGCTTTCGGAAGCGCCCGGTGCCTCGCTTCGCGAATTCGATCACGACGACTCGCTGATGCAACCTCTCTTGATCGACCTCGGCCGGCAACTCGCACAGATTCATGTCGTGCGCGGAAGAGGTGCCGGGCTGATAACGGTCGAACCGGGAAACTCCGACCCATCGCCGACGATGCGCGGAGCACACGATGCTTGGCCGGACTATGTACTCACGCAACTCGATACCCATCTTGCGATCTGCCGCGACCTCGGTGCGATCGACTCGAACGAGGTTCGCCGCATCGAAGCGGTGTTCGCTTCGCCCGATGCCCTTCCTTCCGCCGTCCCCTTGGTCTTACTCCACGGCGACCTCGGCAATCACAACATCTTTACCGATGGTCGACGGATCACGCAGTTGATCGATTGGGAAGATTGCTTGTTCGGCGATCCGCTCTTCGACCTCGCCTTTTGCGCCACGTTTCATCCCGAGCACCGGCATGCTTGGCTCCTCGCCGGCTATCGCGAATACGTGCCGCTCGACGCGACCGACCTGCGCCGTTTGCAGATCTATTTCCTTCGCATTGCGCTGGCGAAAACCGTGCTTCGCCGCCGGCTCGGCATCGTCGATGTGCCGGGACGCACTCCGGCAGCGCAGCGCATTCAGCTCGCCTTGGCGGCCTTGCGCACCGAGGTCGCGTCGAGTTTCTACGCCGCTTGA
- the rfbC gene encoding dTDP-4-dehydrorhamnose 3,5-epimerase: protein MNVVPTDLPGVVIIEPKVFGDVRGFFIETWQRERYASHGIGPDFVQDNLSRSSRGVLRGLHYQWPNPQGKLVSVLEGEVIDVAVDVRLGSPNFGRWTSVRISAENKRQLFVPPGFAHGFAVTSETALFAYKCTDYYYPQFDHGIRYDDPAIGVAWETENPTLSAKDGKMPLLAEIPQESLPRYVPA, encoded by the coding sequence ATGAACGTCGTTCCAACCGATCTGCCGGGTGTAGTCATCATCGAGCCGAAAGTGTTCGGCGATGTGCGGGGGTTTTTCATCGAGACATGGCAGCGCGAGCGATACGCGAGCCATGGAATCGGACCCGACTTCGTGCAAGATAATCTTTCACGATCGAGTCGCGGCGTGCTGCGCGGGCTGCACTACCAGTGGCCGAATCCTCAAGGCAAGCTCGTCTCCGTTCTTGAAGGAGAAGTGATCGATGTGGCGGTGGATGTGCGGCTCGGTTCGCCGAACTTCGGCCGCTGGACGTCCGTCAGAATCTCCGCCGAGAACAAGCGACAACTGTTCGTTCCGCCGGGCTTCGCCCACGGTTTTGCCGTGACCTCGGAGACGGCGCTCTTTGCGTACAAATGCACGGACTATTACTATCCGCAGTTCGACCACGGCATCCGCTACGACGATCCCGCGATCGGCGTCGCGTGGGAGACGGAGAATCCGACACTTTCGGCGAAAGACGGCAAGATGCCGTTGCTCGCCGAGATACCGCAAGAATCCTTGCCACGTTACGTGCCCGCTTAA
- a CDS encoding transketolase → MTRDLDFIRELARRIRLHTLRMVHATKASHIGSCFSMTDILAVLYGSVLRVNPRRPEWDDRDRFVLSKGHGAAAIYAVLAERGFFPLAWLDTFCRDGSHLAGHITHHGVPGVEMSSGSLGHGLSTATGMALAGKSDARPYRVYALLSDGELDEGSSWEAILFAPHHKLDNLVAIVDYNKIQSFGTVDEVLPLDPLADKWRAFGWSVLEVDGHDPEALLAAFDQVPLVAGRPTVVIAHTVKGKGVSFMEDKLAWHYKSPDDAQLATAYHELGVAT, encoded by the coding sequence ATGACCCGCGATCTTGATTTTATCCGCGAACTCGCCCGACGAATCCGCTTGCATACGCTGCGCATGGTGCATGCCACGAAAGCCTCGCACATCGGCAGCTGCTTTTCGATGACGGACATTCTGGCCGTGCTGTACGGAAGCGTCTTACGCGTCAACCCTCGACGGCCGGAATGGGACGATCGCGATCGGTTCGTGCTGAGCAAAGGGCACGGCGCAGCGGCGATCTATGCGGTCTTAGCGGAACGAGGATTTTTCCCTCTCGCGTGGCTCGATACGTTTTGTCGCGACGGCTCGCACCTTGCCGGCCATATCACGCATCACGGCGTACCGGGCGTCGAAATGTCGTCGGGCTCGCTCGGCCATGGACTTTCTACCGCGACCGGCATGGCCTTGGCCGGCAAAAGCGATGCTCGTCCGTATCGCGTGTATGCGCTTCTGAGCGACGGCGAGCTTGATGAAGGCTCGAGTTGGGAGGCGATCCTTTTCGCGCCGCATCACAAGCTCGACAACCTCGTCGCGATCGTCGATTACAACAAGATCCAAAGTTTCGGCACCGTCGACGAGGTCTTGCCGCTCGATCCGCTCGCGGATAAATGGCGAGCTTTCGGTTGGAGCGTTTTGGAAGTCGATGGTCACGATCCCGAAGCGCTGCTGGCCGCGTTCGATCAGGTGCCGCTCGTCGCCGGACGCCCGACCGTGGTCATCGCTCATACCGTCAAAGGGAAGGGCGTTAGTTTCATGGAAGACAAGTTGGCGTGGCATTATAAATCTCCGGACGATGCTCAACTTGCGACCGCCTACCACGAACTCGGTGTCGCCACATGA
- a CDS encoding class I SAM-dependent methyltransferase, whose protein sequence is MTSLLPAYCTSLLNRCSDFGWESWLRVQTTRSAPSPHRDAHRYGYLAFHTYFSIFDHLALTANDTVVDLGCGKGRVVCVAAQYRIREAIGVEIDSMLAAQAVSNAERMRRRRSPLRIVCESATAFDYSTTTVIVMFHPFGSDTMNEVLDRLHDSLARNPRVVRIVYANPEYCSVLTARSWLKLEAGWSPTAWGRVKFPIHFYRTIVT, encoded by the coding sequence ATGACTTCTTTGCTTCCCGCTTATTGCACTTCGTTGTTGAATCGTTGTTCCGACTTCGGTTGGGAATCGTGGTTACGAGTTCAGACGACGCGCAGCGCCCCGAGTCCGCATCGCGATGCGCATCGCTACGGTTACCTTGCGTTCCACACCTACTTTTCCATCTTCGACCATCTGGCTCTGACCGCAAACGATACGGTCGTCGATCTCGGTTGCGGCAAGGGGCGTGTCGTCTGCGTAGCGGCGCAATATCGGATTCGTGAGGCGATCGGAGTCGAGATCGACTCCATGCTCGCCGCGCAAGCCGTGTCGAACGCCGAGCGCATGCGCCGACGCCGTTCGCCGCTAAGGATCGTGTGCGAATCGGCGACGGCGTTCGATTATTCGACGACGACCGTGATCGTGATGTTTCATCCTTTCGGCAGCGACACCATGAACGAGGTTCTCGATCGGCTGCACGATTCGCTCGCTCGAAATCCGCGGGTGGTGCGCATCGTTTATGCGAATCCCGAGTATTGCTCGGTACTCACCGCGCGCAGTTGGCTCAAGCTCGAAGCCGGCTGGAGCCCGACCGCGTGGGGGCGTGTGAAGTTTCCGATCCATTTCTATCGCACCATCGTCACATAG
- a CDS encoding sulfotransferase, with amino-acid sequence MAAEFKLIMISAMYENGGNTTHRMLDGHPELFAYPFESQLGTSLVSDYLSSYVPFKYRWPEFPMSGNAAHDYELFFDEEMKVMLRTPDRSKFRHADMQINEADRKRSYLDFMNGKPRTRANAVEAFFRSTFDAWTNVRRTGKEQAYLGYSPVLCLDSEKIFADFPNAHVIHVVRNPYSGFADTSKRPFPLGIERYTWTWNYCQHLALTYAERFPRNFHILRYEDLVADPKVAMSKLCARLGLSWSEACLYPSWNGTELKEVYPWGTIRVPTPATNLATANLLTDAQKAEIKSLSIVMQRQLGYENFWVADSTTNSTSKAA; translated from the coding sequence ATGGCCGCTGAATTTAAGTTGATCATGATTTCCGCGATGTATGAAAACGGCGGAAACACCACGCATCGCATGCTCGACGGCCATCCGGAGTTGTTCGCGTATCCGTTCGAATCGCAATTGGGAACCAGCCTCGTTTCCGATTACCTCAGCAGCTACGTCCCCTTCAAGTATCGTTGGCCGGAGTTTCCGATGTCGGGCAATGCCGCGCACGACTACGAGCTCTTCTTCGACGAAGAGATGAAGGTCATGCTCCGGACGCCGGACCGTAGCAAATTCCGGCATGCCGACATGCAGATCAACGAAGCGGATCGGAAGCGCAGCTATCTGGATTTCATGAACGGCAAGCCCAGGACTCGAGCGAACGCCGTGGAAGCGTTCTTCCGCTCGACCTTCGATGCTTGGACGAACGTCCGGCGAACCGGTAAAGAACAGGCCTATCTCGGCTACAGCCCGGTCTTGTGTCTCGACTCGGAAAAGATCTTCGCCGACTTCCCGAACGCCCACGTCATTCATGTCGTTCGCAATCCTTATTCCGGATTCGCCGATACGAGTAAGCGTCCGTTTCCGCTCGGAATCGAGCGCTACACTTGGACCTGGAACTATTGCCAACACTTAGCGCTCACCTATGCCGAGCGCTTCCCGCGGAATTTTCATATCCTGCGCTATGAAGATCTCGTCGCCGACCCAAAAGTTGCGATGAGCAAACTCTGCGCGCGGCTGGGATTGTCTTGGTCGGAAGCGTGCCTCTATCCATCGTGGAACGGCACGGAGTTGAAGGAGGTGTACCCTTGGGGCACGATCCGCGTTCCGACTCCCGCCACGAATCTCGCGACCGCAAACCTGCTGACCGACGCGCAAAAAGCGGAGATCAAGTCGTTGTCGATCGTCATGCAGCGTCAGCTCGGCTACGAAAACTTTTGGGTCGCCGACTCGACGACGAACTCGACTTCCAAAGCCGCTTAG
- a CDS encoding transketolase, producing the protein MRTSFIETLCEVAARDERIWLLTADLGYSVLETFRDRFPRRYLNVGVAEQNMAGIAAGLARCGKVPFIFSIANFPTFRCLEQIRVDICYHEANVKIVSVGGGFSYGPQGYTHHGIEDLAVMRCLPGMTVVAPGDPEETRGATEAVAQAAGPCYLRLGKAKEPSVHASQPKFRLGRALMLRDGSDLTLISTGAMLAETVRTAARLEADGLSVRVLSMHTVKPLDHEAVLAAAKQTGGIVSVEEHSLVGGLGSAIADLLAESGKPFGFFRKFGVPDEVRQYVGSQEYLRRRCGDLYNLARSCVRLRRVA; encoded by the coding sequence ATGAGAACCTCGTTTATCGAAACGCTCTGTGAAGTTGCGGCCCGCGACGAACGGATTTGGTTACTGACCGCCGACCTCGGCTACTCCGTGCTCGAAACTTTTCGCGATCGCTTCCCGCGGCGCTATCTCAACGTCGGCGTCGCCGAACAAAACATGGCCGGCATCGCCGCGGGCTTAGCGCGCTGCGGCAAAGTGCCGTTCATTTTTTCCATCGCCAACTTCCCGACGTTTCGCTGCCTGGAGCAAATCCGAGTCGATATCTGCTACCACGAAGCCAACGTGAAGATCGTTTCCGTCGGCGGCGGCTTCTCTTACGGGCCGCAAGGCTACACGCACCACGGCATCGAAGACCTCGCCGTGATGCGCTGCCTGCCGGGCATGACGGTCGTCGCACCCGGCGACCCTGAAGAAACGCGCGGCGCAACGGAAGCCGTGGCGCAAGCGGCCGGGCCTTGTTATTTGCGGCTCGGCAAAGCTAAAGAGCCGAGCGTGCATGCTTCGCAGCCGAAGTTCAGGCTCGGTCGCGCGCTGATGTTGCGCGACGGATCCGATCTTACGCTGATCAGCACCGGCGCGATGCTCGCGGAAACCGTTCGTACCGCGGCCCGATTGGAAGCCGATGGTTTGTCGGTTCGCGTATTGAGCATGCATACGGTGAAACCGCTCGATCACGAAGCGGTGCTCGCGGCGGCAAAGCAAACCGGCGGCATCGTTTCGGTGGAAGAACACAGCCTCGTCGGCGGACTCGGCTCCGCGATCGCCGATCTGTTGGCAGAATCGGGGAAGCCGTTCGGGTTCTTCCGCAAGTTCGGCGTGCCGGATGAAGTTCGCCAATACGTCGGCTCGCAAGAGTATCTTCGTCGGCGCTGCGGCGATCTCTATAATCTCGCGCGCAGTTGCGTCCGACTGCGACGAGTTGCGTAA